In one Brevibacillus composti genomic region, the following are encoded:
- a CDS encoding DNA internalization-related competence protein ComEC/Rec2: MTAFRASLAVLGGVLAGAYMPMAALFLAAALLAGICAWGLQKKRRPLFLLAVVFLLAGFYFHAYEAMHQSSLRPPAEGGAILHLSGEIETQVKRDGDSARFFFLVRQAGPNPQHMQELPRTERIALRIKLAREEEAALIGMWQPGDRLQGPIRLQLPQGPRNPHAFDYARYLKWQGVSVTGDAEYAALSHTGGKGGLMRWFQRRQSEAAERLERIFRDPEAAGYMSSLLLGVTDGVSPRTQEMYADLGLSHVLAISGLHVTLVCGMFLWGVERLGVPRKIALIATMAFLAGYVLIVGASASAVRAGIMGGLGLLYQTRARGKNGTELWGWALIAMLASGPYQLWQIGFQLSFAVTLGLLLYVPLFLEMMPYGPLWVRSSLAVTFAAQAISFPFLLYHFHQSSSVSWLVNLLAVPILSLVVLPAGYLALLLSLLHPALAALPALAATRILEWLHGPLFRLHQTPLPFSHWPHPDTWWLILYGVFFGLLPVLWKIGYHRRRDLWRYAAILFLLLVLARQPFSGASEVRITFLDVGQGDSIVVEIGKKKVYLIDAGGTPAYPNRESWREKRDPFEVGKDVVVPFLRARGIERIDYVVMTHGDHDHIGGMSAILSRFSIGAVLVNGTPPREKEEELLAQIRGRGIPVLSGRPGGSWTDAPGVEWTWHHPERDAAYTGNDASVVLLLKAYGKTVLFTGDLEEKGEQMLSARLPTSVDVLKVAHHGSNTSSTADFLAAVQPHHAVISVGQNNRYGHPSPAVLTRLQEAGAKLFRTDLQGAVTLVLRKGSIHWETQIPDT; the protein is encoded by the coding sequence ATGACCGCTTTTCGAGCCAGTCTGGCTGTACTCGGTGGAGTGCTTGCAGGCGCTTATATGCCGATGGCCGCGCTGTTTCTGGCTGCCGCGCTGCTCGCCGGCATTTGCGCATGGGGTCTGCAGAAAAAAAGGAGACCGCTTTTCCTGCTCGCCGTGGTTTTTCTCTTGGCCGGTTTTTATTTTCACGCCTATGAGGCGATGCATCAATCTTCTCTGCGCCCACCAGCCGAGGGCGGAGCCATCCTGCATCTGAGCGGAGAGATCGAGACACAGGTGAAAAGAGACGGCGATTCGGCGCGGTTCTTTTTCCTCGTTCGGCAAGCCGGTCCAAATCCGCAGCACATGCAGGAATTGCCCCGCACGGAGCGGATTGCCCTGCGGATCAAGCTCGCCCGCGAAGAGGAAGCCGCTCTCATCGGGATGTGGCAGCCGGGAGATCGGCTCCAGGGTCCGATCCGCCTGCAGTTGCCCCAAGGTCCGCGCAATCCGCACGCTTTTGATTATGCCCGCTATTTAAAATGGCAGGGGGTCTCGGTGACTGGCGACGCCGAATATGCCGCCCTTTCGCATACCGGAGGAAAAGGCGGACTCATGCGGTGGTTTCAGCGCAGGCAGAGCGAGGCGGCGGAGAGACTGGAGAGGATCTTTCGGGACCCGGAAGCGGCAGGCTATATGAGCTCTCTTTTGCTGGGCGTGACGGACGGGGTATCGCCCCGCACCCAGGAGATGTACGCAGACCTGGGACTCAGTCACGTACTGGCGATCTCCGGCCTGCATGTGACGCTAGTGTGCGGCATGTTTCTCTGGGGGGTGGAGCGGCTGGGAGTACCGAGAAAAATCGCCCTGATCGCCACAATGGCGTTTCTGGCGGGCTATGTCCTGATCGTCGGGGCGAGTGCTTCCGCGGTACGAGCCGGGATTATGGGGGGCCTCGGCCTGCTCTATCAGACACGGGCTCGCGGAAAGAATGGCACCGAGCTGTGGGGATGGGCCTTGATCGCGATGCTGGCGTCGGGTCCATACCAGCTTTGGCAGATCGGCTTTCAACTCTCGTTTGCCGTCACGCTTGGCCTTTTGCTCTATGTCCCGCTGTTTTTGGAGATGATGCCTTATGGCCCCCTCTGGGTTCGCTCCAGTTTGGCCGTTACATTTGCCGCACAGGCGATCTCCTTTCCTTTTTTGCTCTATCACTTTCATCAGTCTTCCTCTGTTTCCTGGCTGGTCAATTTGCTCGCGGTGCCAATACTCTCGCTCGTCGTGTTGCCGGCTGGCTATCTGGCGCTCTTGCTCAGCTTGCTCCATCCGGCGCTGGCTGCTCTTCCGGCGCTTGCAGCCACGCGAATTCTCGAATGGCTGCACGGCCCGCTGTTTCGACTGCATCAGACACCCCTCCCTTTTTCCCATTGGCCCCATCCCGATACGTGGTGGCTGATTCTCTACGGGGTCTTTTTTGGTCTTTTGCCCGTATTATGGAAGATAGGCTATCATCGCAGGAGGGATTTATGGCGCTATGCCGCGATCCTGTTCCTGCTCCTGGTCCTGGCCCGACAGCCTTTTTCCGGTGCTTCGGAAGTGCGCATCACCTTTCTCGATGTGGGTCAAGGGGATTCTATCGTTGTCGAGATTGGTAAAAAGAAGGTATACTTAATAGATGCGGGTGGGACCCCCGCATATCCCAACCGGGAGTCCTGGAGGGAAAAACGCGATCCGTTTGAGGTCGGGAAAGATGTCGTCGTTCCGTTTTTGCGGGCCCGCGGGATCGAACGGATCGACTATGTGGTGATGACGCACGGGGATCACGACCACATCGGTGGAATGAGTGCCATCCTTTCGCGCTTTTCGATCGGGGCGGTCCTGGTCAATGGCACCCCACCCCGTGAGAAAGAGGAAGAGCTGCTGGCCCAGATACGCGGGCGCGGAATCCCGGTTCTGTCCGGGCGGCCCGGCGGATCGTGGACAGATGCTCCCGGCGTGGAGTGGACCTGGCATCATCCGGAACGGGACGCAGCCTATACCGGCAATGACGCCTCCGTCGTCCTTTTGCTCAAAGCGTACGGCAAGACAGTCCTATTTACCGGCGATTTGGAAGAAAAAGGGGAACAAATGCTGTCTGCCAGACTTCCTACGTCTGTTGATGTATTGAAGGTAGCCCATCACGGCAGCAACACTTCCAGCACTGCTGATTTTTTGGCTGCTGTACAGCCGCATCATGCCGTCATTTCGGTCGGCCAGAACAACCGCTACGGGCATCCCTCGCCGGCGGTACTAACAAGATTACAGGAAGCGGGCGCAAAGCTGTTTCGAACAGATCTGCAGGGAGCGGTTACGCTGGTCCTTCGCAAAGGCTCCATCCATTGGGAAACGCAGATCCCTGATACATAA
- the asnB gene encoding asparagine synthase (glutamine-hydrolyzing), producing MCGIVSLYNKRQAPVQQETIGAMTRVILHRGPDDDGFHLEDNIALGFRRLSIIDVEGGHQPLCNENRDMWIIGNGEIYNYKELQHWLKECGHVFHTDSDIETILHLYEEVGTDAPKHLRGMFGFTIYDSRNKRLFGARDHFGIKPLYYVETEDAIAVASEIKSLLELPGLKREVNPTSFYHYLTFQYVPDPATMYQGIYRIPPAHFFVIQDDRIQLERYWDVEFKPDESKPFSYFVEGTRSIMLESVDKHRISEVPRGAFLSSGVDSSSIVAMLRTFEEVKTFSVGSDIPGYSELDYARRTAASLGTEHHELVVNAQQYMDELPRLIWHQDEPVADPSAILLYFVAQMASEHVTVVLSGEGADEFFGGYNIYREPHSLRMFSHMPDWMRSSVRFLAERMPDQVKGKNFLIRGSKTVEERFFGNALIFSEEMKARVVTEDIFHSEHYRTPWSVTEEIYKRAQAYDDVTKMQYLDIHTWLRGNILMKADKMTMANSLELRVPFIDTKVFEFAATIPTKYKIAAGTTKHVLREAMKDLLPAEIKTRKKLGFPVPTRTWLKNEFYKWAKELIFESNVDHLINKAYVLYMLDEHREGNADYSRKIWTILIFMLWHQIFIEQKHQFGPYVSPNVEIRRKKDSLQQIG from the coding sequence ATGTGTGGAATCGTATCACTCTACAACAAACGTCAAGCGCCCGTCCAACAGGAGACGATTGGCGCCATGACCCGTGTCATCCTGCACCGAGGTCCGGACGATGACGGCTTTCATCTGGAAGACAACATCGCGCTCGGCTTCCGCCGGCTCAGCATCATCGACGTCGAAGGCGGCCACCAGCCGCTTTGCAATGAGAACCGGGACATGTGGATCATCGGCAACGGAGAAATCTACAACTACAAGGAATTGCAGCACTGGTTGAAGGAGTGCGGACACGTATTCCATACGGATTCGGATATCGAGACGATCCTGCATCTGTACGAAGAAGTCGGAACAGACGCGCCCAAGCATCTGCGGGGCATGTTCGGCTTTACGATTTACGATTCTCGAAACAAACGCCTGTTTGGAGCGCGCGATCACTTCGGGATCAAGCCGCTCTACTATGTAGAGACGGAGGATGCGATCGCCGTCGCCAGCGAGATCAAGAGCCTCTTGGAGTTGCCTGGTCTGAAGCGAGAAGTAAACCCCACCTCTTTTTATCACTACTTAACGTTTCAATACGTGCCCGATCCCGCCACGATGTATCAGGGCATCTACCGCATACCGCCCGCACACTTCTTCGTCATCCAGGACGACCGCATCCAGTTGGAGCGCTATTGGGATGTCGAATTCAAACCGGATGAGAGCAAACCTTTTTCCTATTTCGTGGAAGGCACTCGCAGCATCATGCTGGAGTCGGTGGACAAACACCGCATCAGCGAAGTGCCGCGCGGAGCTTTTCTCTCCAGCGGCGTAGACTCGAGCAGCATCGTCGCCATGCTTCGCACGTTTGAAGAGGTGAAGACCTTTTCCGTCGGTTCCGACATTCCCGGCTACAGCGAGCTGGACTACGCCCGCCGGACTGCGGCTTCGCTGGGCACCGAACACCACGAGCTGGTCGTCAATGCGCAGCAGTACATGGACGAACTGCCCCGGCTGATCTGGCATCAGGATGAACCGGTAGCAGACCCCTCGGCGATTCTGCTCTACTTCGTCGCCCAGATGGCCAGCGAACATGTAACCGTGGTGCTCTCTGGCGAAGGAGCAGATGAGTTTTTCGGCGGCTATAACATCTACCGGGAACCGCATTCGCTGCGGATGTTTTCCCACATGCCGGATTGGATGAGAAGCTCGGTCCGCTTCCTGGCGGAGAGAATGCCCGATCAGGTGAAAGGGAAAAACTTCCTGATCCGCGGCTCCAAAACGGTAGAAGAGCGTTTCTTTGGAAACGCGTTGATTTTCAGCGAAGAGATGAAGGCGCGGGTCGTGACGGAGGATATTTTCCATTCGGAGCATTACCGCACGCCTTGGTCGGTGACCGAAGAGATCTACAAACGGGCGCAAGCTTATGACGATGTGACCAAGATGCAATATCTGGACATTCACACTTGGCTGCGCGGCAACATCCTGATGAAAGCAGACAAAATGACCATGGCCAACTCGCTGGAGCTGCGCGTGCCGTTTATCGACACCAAAGTGTTTGAATTCGCAGCGACCATTCCAACCAAATACAAGATCGCCGCCGGCACGACCAAGCACGTGCTGCGCGAGGCCATGAAGGATCTCTTGCCTGCTGAAATCAAGACGAGGAAGAAGCTCGGCTTCCCGGTTCCGACCCGCACCTGGCTGAAAAATGAGTTCTACAAATGGGCCAAGGAGCTCATCTTCGAATCCAATGTCGATCATTTGATCAACAAGGCGTACGTCCTCTACATGCTGGACGAACACCGCGAGGGCAATGCCGACTACAGCCGCAAAATCTGGACGATCCTGATCTTTATGCTGTGGCATCAGATCTTTATCGAACAAAAACACCAGTTCGGCCCGTACGTCAGCCCGAATGTGGAGATTCGCAGAAAAAAGGATTCCCTGCAGCAGATCGGATGA
- a CDS encoding helix-hairpin-helix domain-containing protein — protein MLFDLWERYKRLILTAFAVLFVGASVWIYQSDAEGSHAELPFYEAEYADSDFAVSGTAGGGPAPAPAPAAAAAPDAKAAAGSDVVSAASQAADSQAHPQAAGPQAQPYAGGTQAQLQAAVHQAERQAAVSAAADPPGNPAARLAAAAAGHSPADPAPLLYVDVKGRVNQPGLYALQPGARVADAIAKAGGISPDGDAERINLAEPLVDGSALIVPAKGDAASTGQSGIVSAVIPSAGVSGSAPSAAKAAPAQTSKDPAAEKAAKGVNINTAGLQELMTLPGVGESRAHAIIQYRSEKGAFRSPEELKRISGIGDKIYERMKEHVRIQ, from the coding sequence ATGCTGTTTGATTTGTGGGAGCGGTATAAGCGGCTGATTTTGACTGCCTTTGCGGTCTTGTTTGTCGGTGCAAGCGTCTGGATCTATCAGTCGGACGCGGAGGGCTCGCATGCGGAACTTCCCTTTTACGAGGCAGAGTATGCCGATTCGGATTTCGCCGTATCCGGTACTGCGGGTGGAGGGCCTGCTCCCGCTCCCGCTCCGGCTGCCGCGGCGGCTCCGGACGCAAAGGCAGCAGCCGGCAGCGACGTGGTGTCCGCAGCCAGTCAGGCCGCAGATTCGCAAGCTCATCCCCAGGCCGCAGGTCCGCAGGCTCAGCCCTATGCCGGAGGTACGCAAGCTCAGCTCCAGGCCGCGGTTCATCAAGCGGAGCGCCAGGCTGCCGTTTCCGCCGCAGCTGATCCTCCTGGCAATCCGGCGGCCCGGCTGGCGGCAGCTGCAGCGGGCCACTCCCCCGCCGATCCCGCTCCCCTGTTGTACGTGGACGTAAAAGGAAGGGTAAACCAGCCCGGGCTGTACGCCCTGCAGCCGGGAGCCCGGGTAGCGGATGCAATCGCCAAGGCTGGCGGCATCTCCCCTGATGGTGACGCGGAGCGAATCAATCTGGCCGAGCCGCTTGTGGACGGCAGCGCGCTGATCGTCCCTGCCAAAGGGGATGCAGCCTCTACCGGTCAGTCGGGCATTGTCTCCGCCGTCATCCCCTCGGCAGGCGTATCAGGATCGGCCCCGTCCGCCGCAAAGGCCGCCCCTGCGCAGACATCGAAAGACCCTGCTGCCGAGAAGGCGGCCAAGGGGGTCAACATCAACACCGCCGGTCTTCAGGAGCTGATGACCCTGCCAGGTGTGGGCGAGTCCCGGGCACACGCGATCATCCAATACCGCAGCGAAAAAGGAGCATTCCGGTCTCCCGAAGAGCTGAAGAGAATCAGCGGAATTGGGGACAAGATCTACGAGCGGATGAAGGAGCACGTCCGCATCCAGTAA
- the comER gene encoding late competence protein ComER: protein MERIGIIGTGSMGSMLVDALIASKALSPSQIIVTNRTHAKAEALAARHPGLIALASNVELAQEAQWLLLCIKPLEYSHVLQELQRVLTPEHLLITITSPIQLEHLQSLVPCPVARVVPSITNAACSGVSLCQFGSRITPESRERILTLFSAISHPIEVPEQYLRVSSDISSCGPAFLSYILRNMIHDAVEETGISAEAASHLAMQMVIGMGELFKKEMFSLASLEQRVCVPGGVTGEGLIALQQGIPGVFRQVYQRTHAKFAEDLELVKIQLQTVPPDSLSSPSSAGSGT from the coding sequence ATGGAAAGGATCGGCATAATCGGCACCGGCAGCATGGGCAGCATGCTGGTCGATGCCCTGATTGCTTCCAAAGCCTTGTCTCCCAGCCAGATTATCGTGACCAATCGTACCCATGCCAAAGCGGAAGCACTGGCTGCACGGCATCCCGGCCTGATCGCCCTGGCCAGCAATGTCGAGCTGGCACAGGAAGCGCAATGGCTCCTGCTGTGCATCAAGCCGTTGGAATACAGCCATGTACTGCAGGAGCTCCAAAGAGTGCTCACTCCGGAGCACCTCCTGATCACGATCACCAGCCCTATTCAATTGGAGCATCTGCAATCGCTCGTCCCCTGCCCGGTGGCGCGCGTGGTCCCGAGCATCACAAATGCCGCCTGCAGCGGCGTCAGTCTGTGTCAATTCGGCTCGCGAATCACGCCGGAGTCGCGCGAGCGCATACTCACGCTGTTTTCGGCGATCAGCCACCCCATCGAAGTGCCGGAGCAGTACCTGCGGGTGTCATCGGACATCAGCAGCTGCGGCCCCGCGTTTCTCAGCTACATCCTGCGCAACATGATCCACGATGCCGTTGAGGAAACCGGCATCTCGGCGGAGGCGGCCTCCCATCTCGCCATGCAAATGGTGATCGGGATGGGCGAGCTGTTCAAAAAGGAGATGTTCTCTCTCGCTTCTCTGGAACAGCGGGTATGCGTACCGGGCGGCGTCACCGGCGAAGGTCTGATCGCCCTGCAGCAAGGCATTCCCGGCGTGTTCCGCCAGGTCTATCAGCGGACTCATGCAAAATTTGCAGAAGACCTCGAATTGGTTAAAATTCAGCTGCAAACCGTACCGCCTGACAGCCTCTCCTCCCCTTCCTCTGCCGGATCGGGTACCTGA
- the leuS gene encoding leucine--tRNA ligase, whose translation MAFNHHEVEKKWQAYWEQNKTFKTLDDPSKKKFYALDMFPYPSGAGLHVGHPEGYTATDILSRMKRMQGYNVLHPMGWDAFGLPAEQYALDTGNDPAEFTERNINTFRRQIKSLGFSYDWDREINTTDPEYYKWTQWIFTKLYEHGLAYIDEVAVNWCPALGTVLANEEVIDGKSERGGHPVERRPMKQWVLRITKYADRLLEDLEELDWPESIKEMQRNWIGRSEGAEVVFSIDGHDETFTVFTTRPDTLYGATFAVLAPEHKLVEKITTPEQKEAVEAYLEQTKHKSDLERTDLAKDKTGVFTGAYAINPVNGEKLPIWIADYVLISYGTGSVMAVPAHDERDYEFAKKFDLPIKEVIRGGDVSKEAYTGDGEHINSGILDGLNKEQAIAKMIEWLEQNGKGTRKVTFRLRDWLFSRQRYWGEPIPILHLEDGTMKVVPEEELPVVLPKTKEIKPSGTGESPLANITDWVHTVDKETGMKARRETNTMPQWAGSCWYFLRFIDPHNDKAMADPEKLKEWLPIDIYIGGAEHAVLHLLYARFWHKFLYDIGVVPTKEPFQKLFNQGMILGENNEKMSKSKGNVVNPDEIIDSHGADTLRLYEMFMGPLDASIAWSTKGLDGARRFLDRVWRLFVEEDGSLNAKISADADVKPLERVYHQTVKKVTEDYEGLRFNTGISQLMVFVNEAYRAEALPKSYMEGFVKMLSPIAPHLGEELWEKLGHTDTIAYEPWPEYDETKLVDDEVEIVLQINGKNREKMMIAADATKEQMEEMAASNETIKELIDGKTIVKVIAVPGKLVNIVVR comes from the coding sequence ATGGCTTTTAATCATCACGAAGTGGAAAAGAAGTGGCAGGCGTACTGGGAACAAAATAAAACCTTCAAAACGCTGGATGATCCGAGCAAGAAAAAGTTCTATGCGCTGGATATGTTTCCGTATCCATCCGGAGCCGGTCTTCACGTCGGCCATCCAGAGGGCTATACCGCGACGGACATCCTCTCCCGCATGAAGCGGATGCAAGGCTACAACGTCCTTCACCCGATGGGCTGGGACGCATTCGGACTGCCGGCGGAGCAGTACGCGCTGGATACCGGCAATGACCCGGCTGAATTTACCGAGCGCAATATCAATACATTCCGCCGCCAAATCAAGTCGCTGGGCTTTTCCTACGACTGGGATCGCGAAATCAATACGACCGATCCGGAGTACTACAAATGGACCCAGTGGATTTTTACCAAGCTGTATGAGCACGGCCTGGCCTATATCGACGAAGTGGCCGTGAACTGGTGCCCGGCTCTGGGAACCGTGCTGGCCAACGAAGAGGTCATCGACGGCAAGAGCGAACGCGGCGGCCACCCGGTCGAACGCCGTCCGATGAAGCAGTGGGTGCTGCGGATTACCAAATACGCGGACCGGCTGCTGGAGGATCTGGAGGAACTGGACTGGCCGGAGAGCATCAAGGAGATGCAGCGCAACTGGATCGGCCGTTCCGAAGGGGCCGAGGTCGTCTTTTCCATCGACGGACATGACGAGACGTTTACGGTCTTTACGACCCGTCCGGACACGCTGTACGGCGCTACGTTCGCGGTTCTCGCACCCGAGCACAAGCTGGTCGAAAAGATTACCACGCCGGAGCAGAAAGAGGCAGTAGAGGCCTACCTGGAGCAGACCAAGCACAAGAGCGACCTGGAGCGCACGGACCTGGCCAAGGACAAGACCGGCGTCTTTACCGGGGCGTATGCGATTAACCCGGTGAACGGCGAAAAGCTGCCGATCTGGATCGCCGACTACGTGCTGATCAGCTACGGCACCGGTTCGGTCATGGCGGTTCCGGCGCATGACGAGCGCGACTACGAATTTGCGAAAAAATTCGACCTGCCGATCAAAGAAGTCATTCGCGGCGGCGATGTGTCCAAGGAAGCGTATACCGGAGACGGCGAGCATATCAACTCCGGCATCCTGGACGGCTTGAACAAGGAACAGGCGATTGCCAAGATGATCGAGTGGCTGGAGCAAAATGGCAAAGGAACGCGGAAAGTGACGTTCCGCCTGCGCGACTGGCTGTTCAGCCGTCAGCGGTATTGGGGGGAACCGATCCCGATTCTGCATCTCGAGGACGGCACGATGAAGGTCGTTCCGGAAGAAGAGCTGCCGGTCGTCCTGCCGAAAACAAAGGAAATCAAGCCGTCCGGCACGGGAGAATCGCCGCTGGCCAACATCACCGACTGGGTCCATACCGTCGACAAGGAAACCGGCATGAAAGCGCGCCGCGAAACCAACACCATGCCGCAGTGGGCTGGCAGCTGCTGGTATTTCCTGCGCTTTATCGATCCGCATAACGACAAGGCCATGGCCGATCCGGAAAAACTGAAGGAATGGCTGCCGATCGACATTTACATCGGCGGTGCGGAGCACGCGGTGCTGCACTTGCTCTACGCGCGATTCTGGCATAAATTCCTGTACGACATCGGCGTGGTTCCGACGAAGGAGCCTTTCCAAAAGCTGTTCAACCAAGGAATGATCCTCGGAGAGAACAACGAAAAGATGAGCAAGTCCAAAGGAAACGTCGTCAACCCGGATGAAATCATCGACAGTCACGGTGCCGACACCCTGCGCTTGTACGAAATGTTCATGGGGCCGCTGGATGCGTCCATCGCCTGGTCTACCAAAGGGCTGGATGGGGCACGCCGCTTCCTCGACCGCGTCTGGAGACTGTTCGTCGAAGAGGACGGTTCACTGAACGCCAAAATTTCCGCGGATGCGGACGTAAAACCGCTAGAGCGCGTTTACCACCAGACGGTGAAAAAAGTGACGGAGGATTACGAAGGACTCCGCTTCAATACAGGCATTTCCCAGCTCATGGTCTTTGTCAACGAAGCGTATCGCGCAGAAGCACTGCCCAAATCCTACATGGAAGGCTTCGTGAAAATGCTCTCCCCGATCGCTCCTCACCTCGGCGAAGAGCTGTGGGAAAAACTGGGCCATACCGACACGATCGCCTACGAGCCATGGCCGGAGTACGATGAGACCAAGCTGGTGGACGACGAGGTGGAAATCGTTCTGCAGATCAACGGCAAGAACAGAGAAAAGATGATGATTGCCGCGGATGCAACCAAAGAACAAATGGAAGAGATGGCTGCCAGCAACGAGACCATCAAAGAACTGATTGACGGAAAAACCATCGTCAAAGTGATCGCTGTCCCAGGCAAACTGGTGAATATCGTCGTTCGCTAA
- a CDS encoding class I SAM-dependent methyltransferase, with protein sequence MAYGHMATVYDRLMADSPYGEWLDFAEGVWAKKGMPRRVIDLGCGTGNIAIPLAKRGYQVTGVDLSAEMLAVAYDKMRREQAQVLWVEQDMRELEVPQADSVISFCDSLSYLTDEEDVQQTFSRVFAHLQPGGTFLFDVHSPYKILHGFGNQTFALTEEEVSYIWQCFCDPDRLEVAHELTFFLRQENGLYERVEEVHEQRAYQPYEMVRWLREAGFAEIELTADFTGLPPVATSERLFFCARRP encoded by the coding sequence ATGGCATACGGGCACATGGCGACGGTCTACGACAGGCTGATGGCCGACTCCCCCTATGGAGAATGGCTGGACTTTGCCGAGGGCGTCTGGGCAAAAAAAGGGATGCCGCGCCGCGTGATTGATCTCGGCTGCGGGACGGGCAATATCGCCATCCCGCTTGCAAAGCGAGGGTATCAAGTGACAGGCGTCGATTTGTCTGCGGAGATGCTTGCCGTCGCCTACGACAAGATGAGGCGGGAGCAGGCTCAAGTCCTCTGGGTGGAACAAGATATGCGGGAGCTGGAGGTTCCTCAGGCAGACAGCGTCATTTCCTTTTGCGATTCCCTCAGCTACCTGACCGACGAGGAGGATGTGCAGCAGACCTTTTCACGCGTCTTTGCACATCTTCAGCCGGGAGGAACATTTTTGTTCGATGTGCACAGCCCGTACAAAATCTTGCATGGCTTTGGCAATCAGACCTTTGCCTTGACGGAAGAAGAAGTTTCGTATATTTGGCAATGTTTTTGCGATCCCGATCGGCTGGAGGTCGCCCACGAGCTGACCTTCTTCCTGCGGCAGGAAAACGGCCTGTACGAGCGTGTGGAGGAAGTCCACGAGCAGCGGGCCTATCAGCCCTACGAGATGGTGCGGTGGCTCCGGGAGGCCGGATTTGCGGAGATCGAATTGACCGCGGACTTCACCGGATTGCCCCCGGTCGCGACGAGCGAGCGTCTGTTTTTTTGCGCGCGGCGACCCTAG
- the rsfS gene encoding ribosome silencing factor, which translates to MVKTVEALARLVAKAAEEKKAENLVIMDISKLSVIADYFMICHGNNERQVQAIVNEIREQAHKNGYQVRGIEGADEGRWVLVDLGDVVIHVFHREDREFYNLERLWAEAPLVSFGEEG; encoded by the coding sequence ATGGTTAAAACAGTGGAAGCTTTGGCGCGCCTAGTGGCGAAAGCGGCAGAAGAGAAAAAGGCGGAGAATCTGGTGATCATGGACATCAGCAAGCTGTCTGTCATCGCCGATTACTTCATGATCTGTCACGGAAACAATGAGCGGCAAGTACAGGCGATCGTGAATGAAATCCGCGAGCAGGCTCACAAGAATGGATACCAGGTCCGGGGGATCGAGGGAGCGGACGAAGGACGCTGGGTGCTGGTCGATCTGGGCGATGTCGTGATCCACGTATTCCACCGCGAAGACCGCGAATTTTACAATTTGGAGCGCCTCTGGGCAGAAGCCCCGCTCGTCAGCTTTGGAGAGGAAGGCTGA